In Flavobacterium sp. N1736, the following are encoded in one genomic region:
- a CDS encoding vitamin K epoxide reductase family protein has translation MLKLVQKFLQINKYSEVKNEFKDLFLSHPNYPSLFAITDSLDLLSVENAAVRVSKEQIENLPSNFLAYFKDELTLVERAKDFVRIDTIKKGIQKISYDNFLLDWNGVIVAIEPNNVVGRENFKNEYKDVKYYLPLFVLAGFSFFYNSYNAFSLVFLITSILGLIISVFIVQEKLGFKTNIISKFCNLTANTSCSSVVNFDSNTKRWINFSDLPLVFFGSSFLAILLRPLDSAIFIGFLSLLAIPIIVTSIWIQKFEIQKWCVMCLAVSFLIFTQSIVWFASDLFTLSFSLPTILPFLFSLVLLTSTWLVIKPVVKNILNSDTNVKELKKFKRNYSLLNFLSKKIPHNEGLEDLRGLHFGNRNAAIKLSIVLSPSCGHCHKTFQEAFDLVLRFPDKIFLNILFNVNPENVENPYKIVVERLLSINRATPGKIVEAISDWHIKKIGLKKWLKKWHTEPVSMMINQEIQKQYEWCSKNNFNYTPVKIVNEKLFPNEYELHELRYFLNDFVEEVEVLEKIA, from the coding sequence ATGTTAAAATTAGTACAGAAATTTCTTCAAATTAATAAATACTCGGAGGTAAAAAATGAGTTTAAGGATCTGTTTCTTTCTCATCCAAATTATCCAAGTTTATTTGCAATAACAGACTCATTAGATTTGTTGTCTGTGGAGAATGCCGCTGTAAGAGTTTCGAAAGAACAAATTGAAAATTTACCATCTAATTTCCTTGCTTATTTTAAAGATGAACTTACTTTGGTAGAAAGAGCAAAAGATTTTGTTCGAATAGATACTATTAAAAAAGGAATTCAAAAAATATCGTATGATAATTTTCTTTTAGACTGGAATGGGGTAATTGTTGCAATTGAACCAAATAATGTAGTTGGAAGAGAAAATTTTAAAAATGAGTATAAAGACGTAAAATATTATTTGCCCTTATTTGTTTTAGCCGGATTTTCATTTTTCTATAATAGTTATAATGCATTTAGTCTTGTGTTTTTGATTACATCAATATTAGGATTAATTATTAGTGTATTTATTGTTCAGGAAAAATTAGGTTTTAAAACCAATATTATTTCGAAGTTTTGCAATTTAACTGCAAATACTTCTTGTAGTTCGGTTGTTAATTTTGATAGCAATACTAAAAGATGGATTAATTTTTCAGATTTGCCTTTGGTTTTCTTTGGATCATCTTTCCTTGCTATTTTGTTGAGACCTTTAGATTCCGCAATTTTTATAGGATTTTTAAGTTTATTGGCTATTCCTATTATAGTGACATCAATTTGGATACAAAAATTTGAAATTCAAAAATGGTGTGTAATGTGTCTGGCAGTTTCATTTCTGATTTTTACACAAAGTATTGTTTGGTTTGCATCAGATTTGTTTACACTAAGTTTTAGCTTACCAACGATATTGCCATTTTTATTTTCATTGGTTCTTTTAACTTCTACTTGGTTGGTAATAAAACCGGTTGTAAAAAATATATTGAATAGTGATACTAATGTAAAGGAACTTAAAAAATTTAAAAGAAATTATTCACTTTTGAATTTCTTATCAAAAAAAATCCCTCATAATGAAGGACTTGAAGATTTAAGAGGTTTACATTTTGGAAATAGAAATGCTGCAATTAAGTTATCGATAGTTTTGAGTCCGAGTTGTGGACATTGTCATAAAACATTTCAGGAAGCATTTGACTTGGTTTTGAGATTTCCGGACAAAATTTTTCTGAACATATTATTTAATGTTAATCCGGAAAATGTTGAGAATCCATATAAAATTGTTGTCGAAAGACTTTTAAGCATAAACAGAGCTACACCGGGAAAAATTGTAGAAGCGATTTCAGACTGGCATATTAAAAAAATAGGTCTTAAAAAATGGTTGAAAAAATGGCATACTGAACCAGTTAGCATGATGATCAATCAGGAAATACAAAAACAATACGAGTGGTGTTCTAAAAACAATTTTAATTATACACCGGTTAAAATTGTAAATGAAAAATTATTTCCAAACGAATATGAGCTGCATGAATTAAGATACTTCTTGAATGATTTTGTTGAAGAAGTAGAAGTTTTAGAAAAGATAGCTTAA
- a CDS encoding peptidase domain-containing ABC transporter, whose product MKKFTNYKQADYKDCGPTCLKIIAKHYGKTIHIQELRDNSETTREGSNLLFLSDAAEKIGFRTLGVKLNVKRLEEAPLPCILHWNKNHYVVLYKIKKGKYYISDPGFGLIEYNEEDFLKFWIGNNADELTQEGIALLVEATPKFFQSEFDREENKGLGFGLLSQYVLRYKSFLMQLSIGLLASSLLQLIFPFLTQSIVDIGIQNQNIHFIYLILFAQLFLFAGRTGLELIRSWILLHLSTRINISLISDFFIKLMNLPISFFDVRMTGDIMQRINDHRRIERILTTSSLNVLFSVINMFVMGGVLAYFNLQIFFVFFAGSILYFGWITLFLKRREILDYKRFAEVSQEQSKVMELINGMQEIKLHNAEKQKRWGWEYVQARLFRVSIKGLILEQTQTIGSSVINELKNIFIIFFSAKLVIDGSITLGMMLAISSIVGSLNGPITQLIEFVRELQDAKISLARLSEIHEKEDETQQEAHQTNEVPFNGDIDIKSISYRYLGSDIPVLENLSLIIPANKVTAIVGVSGSGKTTLMKLLLKFYEPNTGEINIGNTQLKNISQKAWRSYIGAVMQEGFIFSDTIANNIAIGVDKVDKDRLVYAADVANIKEYVSSLPLGYNTKIGSEGLGMSTGQKQRLLIARAVYKNPEILFFDEATSALDANNEREIMRKLDIFFKEKTVVVIAHRLSTVMNADQIVVLDKGKIIEIGSHSALVEQKGNYFELVRNQLQLGN is encoded by the coding sequence TTGAAAAAATTCACCAATTACAAACAGGCAGATTATAAAGATTGCGGCCCTACGTGTTTAAAAATAATTGCTAAACATTATGGCAAGACAATCCATATTCAAGAGTTGCGGGATAACAGCGAAACAACTCGTGAAGGAAGTAATTTGCTTTTTTTGAGCGATGCCGCAGAGAAAATTGGTTTTAGAACTTTAGGCGTAAAATTAAACGTAAAAAGGTTAGAAGAAGCTCCATTGCCTTGTATTCTGCACTGGAATAAAAATCATTATGTTGTTCTTTATAAAATCAAAAAAGGGAAATATTACATTTCTGATCCGGGTTTTGGTTTGATTGAATATAATGAAGAGGATTTTCTTAAATTCTGGATAGGAAATAATGCCGATGAACTGACTCAGGAAGGAATCGCATTACTGGTTGAAGCAACGCCTAAATTTTTTCAGTCAGAATTTGACAGAGAAGAAAACAAAGGCCTTGGATTTGGATTATTATCACAATACGTTTTGCGATATAAATCATTCCTAATGCAGTTAAGCATCGGTTTATTAGCAAGTAGTTTATTGCAGCTGATTTTTCCGTTTTTAACCCAAAGTATTGTCGATATTGGAATACAAAATCAAAATATCCATTTTATATATTTGATTCTTTTTGCACAATTATTTCTTTTTGCCGGAAGAACAGGTTTAGAATTAATCAGAAGCTGGATATTATTGCATCTTTCAACCCGAATAAATATCTCTTTAATATCAGACTTCTTCATTAAATTGATGAATCTACCAATTTCGTTTTTTGATGTTCGAATGACAGGCGATATCATGCAGCGTATTAATGATCATAGACGAATTGAACGAATTTTAACCACATCATCATTAAATGTATTGTTCTCTGTAATAAATATGTTTGTTATGGGTGGCGTTTTGGCTTATTTTAATCTTCAGATTTTCTTTGTGTTTTTTGCCGGAAGTATTCTTTATTTTGGGTGGATTACTTTATTCTTAAAAAGAAGGGAAATTTTAGATTACAAACGTTTTGCCGAAGTTTCTCAGGAACAAAGTAAAGTGATGGAACTTATAAATGGTATGCAGGAAATCAAACTGCATAATGCCGAAAAACAAAAGCGCTGGGGATGGGAATATGTACAGGCAAGACTTTTCAGGGTTTCAATAAAGGGATTGATTTTAGAACAAACTCAAACCATCGGATCTTCGGTAATTAATGAATTGAAGAATATTTTTATCATATTTTTTTCTGCAAAATTAGTTATAGATGGTTCAATTACCCTTGGTATGATGCTGGCGATAAGTTCTATAGTTGGAAGTTTAAACGGACCAATTACACAACTTATCGAATTTGTGAGAGAACTTCAGGATGCTAAAATTTCATTGGCAAGGTTATCTGAAATTCACGAAAAAGAAGATGAAACCCAACAAGAAGCACACCAAACCAACGAAGTTCCATTTAACGGAGATATCGATATAAAAAGTATTTCGTATCGTTATTTAGGATCAGATATTCCCGTTCTCGAAAATCTGAGTTTAATTATTCCGGCGAATAAAGTGACCGCAATAGTCGGCGTTAGCGGAAGCGGAAAAACAACACTCATGAAATTATTGCTTAAATTTTATGAACCCAATACTGGAGAAATTAATATTGGAAATACACAATTGAAAAATATTTCCCAAAAAGCCTGGCGTTCTTACATTGGAGCCGTTATGCAGGAAGGTTTTATTTTTAGTGATACAATTGCCAATAATATTGCTATTGGAGTTGATAAAGTCGATAAAGACCGTTTGGTTTATGCAGCCGATGTTGCAAATATAAAAGAATACGTAAGCAGTTTGCCGCTTGGCTATAATACAAAAATTGGTTCAGAAGGATTAGGAATGAGCACAGGGCAAAAACAACGATTATTGATTGCCAGAGCAGTTTATAAAAATCCTGAAATCTTGTTTTTTGATGAAGCTACTTCAGCCTTAGATGCAAATAATGAAAGAGAAATCATGAGAAAACTCGATATTTTCTTCAAAGAAAAAACCGTCGTTGTTATCGCACACCGTTTAAGTACGGTAATGAACGCAGATCAGATTGTGGTTTTGGATAAAGGGAAAATTATCGAAATTGGATCTCATTCGGCTTTAGTAGAACAAAAAGGAAATTATTTTGAGTTAGTTCGAAATCAATTACAATTAGGAAATTAA
- a CDS encoding HlyD family secretion protein, producing the protein MAEDTFELRSEEVQDILTKVPHWMIRWGTVLIFVILFMLFFVSWFIKYPDVVNTEIVITTNIPPEKIVSKTSGRIEAILVKDKSIIQKNTTLAIIENTANYKDVFLLKKIIDGYNVNDSKKDFPFHLLKNTQLGEIESAYAVFQKDYQAQELNENLHPYEVENRAQISEKIQIRERLDILQQQKVINESELQLQKNEIARFETLFNKGIISAQEMEAKKLGYLQAQKSYKSLLSSISQLRSSLIDNTKSSQNSHINSTKEEVNLERGMAQSFYQLKKVIKDWELNYTLKSSVSGVVTFLQVWTENQTITAGDNVFSIIPDTKNGFVGKVKAPALNSGKIKVGQKVNIRLSNFPDREFGVLYGRIQNISLVPDKDGNILLDVALPNGLQTSYKKQILFQQEMKGNAEIVTEDLRLLERILYQFKSIFEQV; encoded by the coding sequence ATGGCAGAAGATACATTTGAATTAAGAAGTGAAGAAGTTCAGGACATTCTCACCAAAGTACCACATTGGATGATACGCTGGGGAACCGTTTTGATATTCGTTATACTTTTCATGCTGTTTTTTGTATCCTGGTTTATTAAATATCCCGATGTTGTAAATACTGAAATTGTAATTACAACCAATATTCCGCCAGAAAAAATAGTATCTAAGACATCAGGACGTATTGAAGCGATTTTGGTTAAGGATAAATCAATAATACAGAAAAATACAACGCTCGCTATTATTGAAAACACAGCTAATTACAAAGATGTTTTTTTATTAAAAAAAATAATTGACGGTTATAACGTAAATGATTCAAAGAAAGATTTCCCGTTTCATTTACTAAAAAACACGCAGCTAGGAGAAATCGAAAGTGCTTATGCCGTTTTTCAAAAAGATTATCAGGCACAGGAATTAAATGAAAATCTGCATCCGTATGAAGTCGAAAACCGAGCGCAGATTTCAGAAAAGATTCAGATAAGAGAAAGATTAGATATACTGCAACAGCAAAAAGTAATAAACGAAAGCGAATTACAGCTTCAAAAAAATGAGATTGCCCGTTTTGAAACCTTATTTAATAAAGGGATTATTTCGGCTCAGGAAATGGAAGCTAAAAAACTAGGATATCTTCAGGCTCAGAAGAGTTATAAAAGCCTTTTGTCGTCTATTTCTCAATTGAGGTCATCTTTAATAGATAATACAAAATCAAGTCAGAATTCTCACATAAACAGCACGAAAGAAGAAGTTAATCTGGAGCGAGGTATGGCGCAATCTTTTTACCAGCTTAAAAAAGTGATAAAAGACTGGGAACTTAATTATACCTTGAAATCATCTGTTAGCGGTGTTGTAACTTTTTTACAGGTTTGGACAGAAAATCAAACCATAACTGCCGGAGATAATGTGTTTTCGATAATTCCTGATACAAAAAATGGTTTTGTTGGCAAAGTAAAAGCGCCTGCATTAAATTCAGGAAAAATAAAAGTAGGTCAAAAGGTAAATATAAGGCTGTCAAATTTTCCGGATAGAGAATTTGGTGTATTATATGGCAGAATTCAGAATATTTCTTTAGTTCCGGATAAGGATGGAAATATATTATTGGATGTTGCTCTTCCAAACGGATTACAAACATCGTATAAAAAACAGATCTTGTTTCAACAGGAAATGAAAGGAAATGCAGAAATTGTAACCGAAGATTTACGTTTATTAGAAAGAATTCTGTATCAGTTTAAGAGTATTTTTGAGCAGGTTTAA
- a CDS encoding tRNA1(Val) (adenine(37)-N6)-methyltransferase, giving the protein MFQFKQFSVQQDKTAMKVGTDGVLLGSWAPIHHNPFSVLDIGAGTGIIALMLAQRTHAEQIDALEIDEDAYEQAVDNFENSPWGDRLFCFHAGLDEFIEEPEDEYDLIVSNPPFYAEDYKTENEQRDLARFQDAMPFEELVEAADLLLSENGIFSIILPYKEEQKFISLAKEWELYPTKITRVKGTPTSEIKRSLLAFSRNESPEIEIDELIIEIERHVYTPEYIELTKDFYLKM; this is encoded by the coding sequence ATGTTTCAATTTAAACAATTTTCTGTTCAACAAGATAAAACCGCTATGAAAGTAGGAACTGATGGTGTTTTATTGGGTTCTTGGGCTCCAATTCATCATAATCCGTTTAGTGTTTTAGATATTGGTGCGGGAACCGGAATTATTGCTTTGATGCTTGCTCAGCGAACTCATGCTGAACAAATTGATGCTCTTGAAATTGACGAAGATGCGTACGAACAAGCGGTTGACAATTTCGAGAATTCTCCTTGGGGTGATCGATTATTTTGTTTTCATGCCGGCTTAGATGAATTTATTGAAGAACCGGAAGACGAATATGACCTGATTGTTTCGAATCCACCGTTCTATGCAGAGGATTATAAAACTGAAAACGAACAACGTGATTTAGCACGCTTTCAGGATGCAATGCCTTTTGAAGAATTAGTTGAAGCTGCTGATTTATTGCTTTCGGAAAATGGAATATTTTCCATTATTCTTCCTTATAAAGAAGAACAGAAATTTATATCTCTAGCAAAAGAATGGGAATTATATCCAACTAAAATTACGCGTGTAAAAGGAACTCCAACATCTGAAATCAAGCGCAGTTTATTGGCTTTTAGCCGAAATGAAAGTCCTGAAATTGAAATCGATGAGTTAATTATCGAAATCGAAAGACATGTTTATACTCCTGAATATATTGAACTTACAAAGGATTTTTATTTGAAGATGTAA
- the rimM gene encoding ribosome maturation factor RimM (Essential for efficient processing of 16S rRNA), with translation MRKEECFYLGKIAKKFSFKGEVLAYLDTDEPELYENLESVFVECNKHLVPFFIEKSSLHKNDFLRIRFEDMNTEEEADAIMGNAIYLPLNMLPKLSGNKFYFHEVIGFEIEDQRLGVFGKIVAVNDTTAQPLFEVINGEVEMLIPMIDHFLVKIDRENKKVIMNLPEGLVEMYL, from the coding sequence ATGCGTAAAGAAGAATGTTTTTATTTAGGTAAAATCGCTAAAAAATTTAGTTTCAAAGGTGAAGTTCTGGCTTATTTAGACACGGACGAACCTGAGTTATACGAAAACCTGGAATCAGTGTTTGTTGAATGCAACAAACACCTGGTTCCTTTTTTTATTGAAAAAAGTTCATTGCATAAAAATGATTTTCTTAGAATTCGTTTTGAAGACATGAACACAGAAGAAGAAGCAGACGCCATTATGGGTAATGCAATTTATCTTCCTTTAAATATGTTGCCAAAACTTTCCGGTAACAAATTTTACTTCCACGAAGTTATCGGTTTCGAAATTGAAGACCAGCGTTTAGGTGTTTTTGGAAAAATTGTTGCCGTTAACGATACTACCGCTCAGCCTCTTTTTGAAGTTATAAATGGCGAAGTCGAAATGCTAATTCCGATGATCGATCATTTCCTTGTAAAAATTGATCGTGAGAATAAGAAAGTTATCATGAATTTGCCTGAAGGGCTTGTTGAAATGTATCTTTAA
- a CDS encoding 30S ribosomal protein S16 — translation MSVKIRLQRHGKKGKPFYWVVAADARSKRDGKYLEKIGTYNPNTNPATIDLNLDSAVKWLHNGAQPTDTARAILSYKGALLKHHLDGGIRKGALTQEQADAKLADWLDAKAGKVDAKKDGLTKAQADAKAKAFKAEQEVNAKRLAAAAQAEADAIAAATPAVEEEVAEVEAEAATEEAPAAEENNETTEA, via the coding sequence ATGTCAGTAAAAATTAGATTACAAAGACACGGTAAAAAAGGAAAACCTTTTTACTGGGTTGTAGCTGCAGATGCACGCTCAAAAAGAGATGGTAAATACTTAGAAAAAATCGGTACTTACAATCCAAACACTAACCCGGCAACTATCGACTTAAACCTTGATAGTGCAGTTAAATGGTTACACAATGGTGCACAACCAACTGATACTGCAAGAGCAATTCTTTCTTACAAAGGTGCTTTATTGAAACACCACCTTGATGGAGGTATTCGTAAAGGTGCTTTAACTCAAGAACAAGCTGATGCAAAATTAGCTGATTGGTTAGATGCTAAAGCTGGAAAAGTTGATGCTAAAAAAGACGGTTTAACAAAAGCGCAAGCTGATGCTAAAGCTAAAGCTTTTAAAGCAGAACAAGAAGTTAATGCTAAACGTTTAGCTGCTGCAGCTCAGGCTGAAGCTGATGCTATCGCTGCTGCAACTCCTGCAGTTGAAGAAGAAGTTGCTGAAGTTGAAGCGGAAGCTGCTACTGAAGAAGCTCCTGCTGCTGAAGAAAATAACGAAACAACTGAAGCATAA
- a CDS encoding DUF6252 family protein, translated as MKKWFSLIMIVFLLSSCAEDIKFNNPAFQTLKDNVFWRAQSYKANITTTGNLVIEGSLGFEKIVLQTAYPSKQTFTLGQNNISKATYSNSLPAETEEFTTGTNIGNGQIVITDYNTDTHTVSGTFKFTAINSDEENTEKTQMKFSEGVFYKVPVSPASNFITN; from the coding sequence ATGAAAAAATGGTTCTCTCTGATAATGATTGTTTTTTTACTTTCGTCTTGCGCCGAAGATATAAAATTCAATAATCCGGCATTTCAAACGTTAAAAGACAATGTTTTTTGGAGAGCTCAAAGTTACAAAGCGAATATTACGACTACAGGCAATTTGGTTATCGAAGGCTCTTTAGGATTCGAAAAAATAGTTTTGCAAACCGCTTATCCATCAAAACAAACCTTTACTCTTGGTCAAAATAATATTTCAAAAGCAACTTATTCTAATTCCTTACCAGCAGAAACAGAAGAATTTACCACCGGCACAAACATTGGTAACGGACAAATTGTGATCACAGATTATAATACTGATACGCATACCGTATCAGGAACATTTAAATTTACAGCAATAAATAGCGACGAAGAAAATACAGAAAAAACACAAATGAAATTTTCTGAAGGAGTATTTTATAAAGTCCCGGTTTCTCCTGCTTCAAATTTTATTACGAATTAA
- a CDS encoding RNA recognition motif domain-containing protein has translation MNIFVGSLPFSIEEADLRESFEAYGAVDSVKIITDKFTGRSKGFGFVEMPNDAEAQKAIDELNGATVQGRAIVVNKSEPKPEGERRSFNNNSRGGDSRGGYGGGNSRGGNDRGGNRGGY, from the coding sequence ATGAACATTTTTGTTGGAAGCCTTCCATTCAGTATTGAGGAAGCAGATTTAAGAGAGTCTTTCGAGGCTTACGGAGCAGTAGATTCAGTTAAAATTATTACAGATAAATTTACTGGAAGAAGCAAAGGTTTTGGTTTCGTAGAGATGCCAAACGATGCGGAAGCTCAAAAAGCAATTGATGAATTGAACGGAGCTACTGTTCAAGGTCGTGCAATTGTAGTTAATAAATCTGAACCGAAACCTGAAGGTGAAAGAAGAAGCTTCAACAATAACAGCCGTGGTGGAGATTCACGCGGAGGTTATGGTGGAGGAAACAGCCGTGGTGGAAATGACCGTGGTGGTAACAGAGGAGGATATTAA
- the leuB gene encoding 3-isopropylmalate dehydrogenase: protein MKLNIALLAGDGIGPEVINEAVKVSDAIAKKFNHEITWTPALTGAAAIDAVGVPYPDETHEVCMKADAVLFGAIGHPKYDNDPSAPVRPEQGLLLMRKKLGLFANVRPTFTFPSLIDNSPLKRERIEGTDLVFLRELTGGIYFGEKGRRDGGETAFDNCVYTRAEVQRLAKKGFELAMTRSKKLCCVDKANVLETSRLWRETVQAMEKDYPEVTVSYEFVDAVAMRLVQWPNSYDVLITENLFGDILTDEASVISGSMGLMPSASVGEHTSLYEPIHGSYPQATGLNIANPLATILSAAMMFEDAFGLKDEAEAIRAVVNKSLEQGIVTEDLAAKGTKAYKTSEVGDWLVENL, encoded by the coding sequence ATGAAATTAAACATAGCCCTTTTAGCAGGAGACGGAATTGGTCCTGAGGTAATTAATGAAGCTGTAAAAGTATCTGATGCTATTGCAAAAAAATTCAATCACGAAATAACATGGACACCGGCTTTAACCGGAGCTGCGGCAATTGATGCTGTGGGAGTTCCTTATCCTGATGAAACACACGAAGTTTGTATGAAAGCAGATGCCGTTTTATTTGGAGCAATTGGTCACCCAAAATATGATAACGATCCAAGCGCACCAGTTCGCCCTGAACAAGGTTTATTATTGATGCGTAAAAAATTAGGTTTATTTGCGAATGTTCGTCCTACTTTTACTTTCCCATCTTTAATTGATAATTCTCCTTTAAAAAGAGAAAGAATCGAAGGAACTGATTTGGTTTTCCTAAGAGAGCTAACAGGCGGAATCTACTTTGGAGAAAAAGGAAGAAGAGACGGCGGAGAAACTGCTTTTGATAATTGTGTTTACACCAGAGCTGAAGTGCAGCGTTTGGCTAAAAAAGGTTTCGAATTAGCCATGACACGAAGCAAAAAATTATGTTGTGTTGATAAAGCAAACGTTTTGGAAACTTCACGTTTATGGAGAGAAACAGTTCAAGCAATGGAAAAAGATTATCCTGAAGTTACTGTTTCATACGAATTTGTTGATGCTGTGGCTATGCGTTTGGTTCAATGGCCAAACTCTTACGATGTATTAATCACTGAAAATTTATTTGGAGATATCTTAACAGATGAAGCTTCTGTAATTTCAGGTTCTATGGGATTAATGCCATCAGCTTCTGTTGGAGAGCATACTTCATTATACGAACCAATTCATGGATCTTACCCGCAAGCAACAGGATTAAATATTGCAAATCCGTTAGCGACTATTTTATCTGCAGCCATGATGTTCGAAGATGCTTTTGGACTTAAAGACGAAGCCGAAGCGATTAGAGCAGTTGTAAACAAATCACTAGAACAAGGAATTGTTACAGAAGATTTAGCCGCAAAAGGAACTAAAGCATACAAAACCAGCGAAGTTGGAGATTGGCTTGTAGAAAACTTATAA
- a CDS encoding alpha-isopropylmalate synthase regulatory domain-containing protein — MEKRKIEIMDTTLRDGEQTSGVSFSAAEKLTIAQLLLEELNIDRIEIASARVSEGEFQAVKGITSWAEERGYINRIEVLSFVDGGVSIEWMKKAGAKVQNLLTKGSMNHLTHQLKKTPEQHFSEIAQIIALAKENNIETNVYLEDWSNGMRNSPEYVFQFLDFLSMQPVKRILLPDTLGVLIPSLTFEFLSKIRAKYPQIHFDFHAHNDYDLSVANVMEAIKAGINGLHVTVNGMGERAGNAPLESTVAVINDYLPEVSINIKETSLYTVSKLVETFTGYRIPANKPIVGDNVFTQTAGIHADGDNKNNLYFNDLLPERFGRKRKYALGKTSGKANIEKNLQELGLKLNQEDLKLVTQRIIELGDKKETVTKEDLPYIISDVLDSHTYQDKITIESYILIHSKGTRPSTTLSLNLDGEIIEEHAQGDGQFDAFMNALTKIYKSKKMTLPKLTDYAVRIPPGSSSDALCETIITWVNDSGKEFKTRGLDSDQTVAAIIATQKMLNVIT; from the coding sequence ATGGAAAAAAGAAAAATTGAAATAATGGACACGACGCTCCGTGATGGTGAACAAACCTCGGGAGTATCATTTTCTGCTGCAGAAAAACTAACCATTGCGCAATTATTGTTGGAGGAATTAAATATTGATAGAATTGAAATCGCTTCGGCTCGTGTGAGTGAAGGCGAATTTCAAGCCGTAAAAGGCATTACATCCTGGGCAGAAGAGCGAGGATATATTAACAGAATCGAGGTTCTTTCGTTTGTAGACGGTGGCGTTTCCATCGAATGGATGAAAAAAGCCGGAGCAAAAGTGCAGAATTTGTTGACCAAAGGCTCAATGAATCACTTAACACATCAATTAAAAAAAACTCCTGAACAACACTTTTCTGAAATCGCACAAATCATCGCTTTAGCGAAAGAAAATAATATTGAAACCAATGTTTACTTAGAAGATTGGAGCAACGGAATGCGAAATTCTCCTGAATATGTTTTTCAGTTTTTAGATTTCCTTTCAATGCAACCAGTTAAAAGAATTTTATTACCGGATACTTTAGGGGTTTTAATTCCATCATTGACTTTCGAATTTCTTTCAAAAATCAGAGCAAAATATCCTCAAATTCATTTTGATTTTCATGCACATAACGATTACGATTTAAGTGTTGCCAATGTTATGGAAGCTATAAAAGCAGGCATAAACGGACTTCACGTTACCGTAAACGGAATGGGAGAACGCGCAGGAAATGCTCCCCTTGAAAGCACTGTAGCGGTGATAAATGATTATTTGCCGGAAGTTAGCATCAACATAAAAGAAACTTCTTTATACACGGTAAGTAAATTAGTAGAAACTTTTACCGGATACAGAATTCCCGCAAACAAACCTATTGTTGGCGATAATGTTTTTACTCAAACTGCCGGAATCCACGCCGACGGTGACAACAAAAACAATTTATATTTTAATGATTTGCTTCCGGAGCGCTTTGGGAGAAAACGAAAATATGCTTTAGGAAAAACGTCGGGAAAAGCCAATATCGAAAAAAATCTTCAGGAATTAGGTTTAAAATTGAATCAGGAAGATTTGAAATTGGTTACTCAAAGAATTATTGAACTTGGCGACAAAAAAGAAACTGTTACTAAAGAAGATCTTCCATACATTATTTCCGATGTTTTGGACAGTCATACTTATCAGGATAAAATTACAATTGAATCCTATATATTAATTCATTCCAAAGGAACACGTCCATCAACAACATTAAGTTTAAACCTTGACGGAGAAATCATTGAAGAACATGCTCAAGGCGATGGACAATTTGACGCTTTCATGAATGCACTTACCAAGATCTACAAAAGCAAAAAAATGACTTTGCCAAAGTTGACAGATTACGCTGTTCGAATTCCGCCAGGAAGTAGTTCAGATGCTTTATGCGAAACTATTATCACTTGGGTAAATGATAGCGGAAAAGAATTTAAAACAAGAGGATTGGACTCTGATCAAACAGTTGCCGCGATTATCGCAACTCAAAAAATGCTTAATGTAATTACGTAA